In Candidatus Paceibacterota bacterium, the following proteins share a genomic window:
- a CDS encoding cytochrome c biogenesis protein CcdA, translating into MRITSLLFAFLTVFSLFIGNGASAQQTPEAQKTRVVYFYSVDCPKCQIIKPFLEQVKKDYAGRIEFLEHDVKEKEECRQLFYNFIQKYNVPDKEAGTPIVFVGNKYFAGPSDIENGLNNKLEEVLNSKEDLLFDCHEFLDKWPNVQKIDFLGGGGGGEVCGIDSEFCPIQNNGAQKKVSLAMIVTTAAIDSINPCAIAVLIFLITILVSLKATKKRMVVIGLFYIGAVFVTYYLAGLGIMRIITQFSIAKEIGTIAGLIVLFAGFLEIKEGLFPAGKQLLRIPENTKPIFSKFLKKGTIPSVIIAGILVSAFELPCTGQVYLAILSMLSGEELQAQGYFYLFIYNLIFVLPLLVILLIAAWGFDIKKMDSMRKNTRMHIKLAMGIIMIVLGLFLLFQDKFYSMLGI; encoded by the coding sequence ATGAGAATCACGTCTTTATTATTCGCATTTCTGACCGTCTTCTCGCTTTTTATCGGAAACGGCGCCTCGGCCCAGCAAACCCCTGAGGCGCAAAAAACGCGGGTTGTATATTTTTATTCCGTCGATTGCCCGAAATGCCAGATCATAAAACCTTTCCTTGAGCAGGTCAAGAAAGATTATGCCGGCAGAATCGAGTTCCTTGAACATGACGTAAAGGAAAAAGAGGAATGCAGACAGCTTTTCTATAATTTCATACAAAAATATAACGTCCCGGATAAAGAAGCGGGAACCCCTATTGTTTTTGTCGGAAATAAATATTTCGCAGGACCTTCGGATATCGAAAATGGCCTTAATAACAAATTAGAGGAAGTGCTCAACAGTAAAGAAGATCTGCTTTTTGACTGCCATGAATTTCTGGACAAATGGCCGAATGTCCAGAAAATAGATTTTCTGGGCGGCGGCGGAGGCGGAGAAGTCTGCGGGATCGATTCTGAATTCTGCCCTATACAAAATAACGGCGCTCAGAAAAAAGTATCCCTGGCCATGATCGTCACGACCGCCGCAATAGACTCGATCAATCCTTGCGCCATTGCCGTGCTTATTTTCTTGATTACCATTCTTGTCTCACTAAAAGCGACAAAAAAACGCATGGTCGTGATAGGTCTTTTCTATATAGGAGCAGTTTTTGTGACATACTATCTTGCGGGACTTGGAATAATGAGGATAATAACCCAGTTCAGCATTGCAAAAGAGATCGGTACTATTGCCGGATTGATCGTGCTCTTTGCAGGCTTTCTTGAAATAAAAGAAGGGCTGTTCCCCGCCGGAAAACAGCTCCTTCGCATTCCGGAAAACACAAAACCTATCTTCTCAAAGTTCCTGAAAAAAGGCACGATACCGTCAGTGATCATTGCCGGGATCCTGGTTTCGGCCTTCGAGCTGCCATGTACCGGCCAGGTCTATCTTGCGATCCTAAGCATGCTGAGCGGCGAAGAACTTCAGGCGCAAGGCTATTTCTATCTCTTTATCTATAATCTGATCTTCGTCCTCCCGCTCCTGGTCATCCTGCTTATTGCCGCCTGGGGTTTTGACATCAAAAAAATGGACAGCATGAGAAAGAACACCAGAATGCATATAAAACTTGCCATGGGAATTATCATGATAGTTTTGGGATTATTCCTGCTCTTCCAGGACAAGTTCTATTCCATGCTCGGGATATGA
- the amrA gene encoding AmmeMemoRadiSam system protein A, with translation MDDYVKLAKNAIETHIRTGKIIEVPKGLPEEFYNVQKGVFVTIYTKKDNGKELRGCIGTFRPTKDCVAQEIIDNAISSAIHDYRFSRISADELSDLEYEISLLNPPEAIDSTKRLDPIKYGVIVKSKDGRTGLLLPDIDGVETPEHQISIACQKAGIDPGSEKIHLYRFTVEKHK, from the coding sequence ATGGACGACTATGTGAAATTAGCCAAGAATGCCATAGAAACACACATAAGAACCGGAAAGATAATTGAAGTGCCCAAGGGCCTGCCGGAAGAGTTTTATAATGTGCAAAAGGGAGTATTTGTCACGATATATACGAAAAAAGACAACGGAAAAGAACTGCGCGGCTGCATAGGCACCTTCCGGCCGACAAAAGACTGCGTTGCGCAAGAGATCATCGATAACGCCATTTCCTCGGCCATACACGACTACAGGTTCAGCCGGATATCCGCGGACGAACTTTCGGATCTTGAATATGAAATCAGTCTTCTAAACCCTCCGGAAGCGATCGACTCGACCAAACGCCTTGATCCGATTAAATATGGCGTGATTGTAAAAAGCAAAGACGGAAGGACAGGACTTCTTCTCCCGGATATAGACGGCGTCGAAACCCCCGAACATCAGATCTCCATCGCCTGCCAAAAAGCAGGAATTGATCCGGGATCAGAAAAGATACACTTATACAGATTTACAGTTGAAAAACATAAATAG
- a CDS encoding Ada metal-binding domain-containing protein: MDISEYFKNNREAIISLFGFAMVFMFGFFSGYYYLLDRIGERGVSVEEPSADCEDLFNAGIVQNATAVSGESVKPDSTVTSSQNKVKAYVASKNSKIFHVPSCSSALKIKEENKVWFSSKEEAEGGGFSPHSACIK, encoded by the coding sequence ATGGACATCTCCGAATATTTCAAGAATAACAGGGAAGCGATCATCTCATTGTTCGGTTTTGCGATGGTTTTCATGTTCGGATTCTTTTCGGGATACTATTATTTGTTGGATCGTATCGGCGAGAGAGGAGTTTCCGTCGAAGAGCCAAGCGCTGATTGTGAAGATCTGTTCAATGCGGGAATAGTGCAAAATGCGACAGCTGTTTCCGGGGAAAGCGTCAAGCCGGATAGTACTGTAACATCGTCCCAAAACAAGGTCAAGGCCTATGTAGCAAGCAAAAACAGCAAAATATTCCACGTTCCAAGCTGCAGCTCCGCCTTGAAAATAAAGGAAGAAAATAAAGTCTGGTTTTCTTCGAAAGAGGAGGCTGAGGGCGGGGGATTTTCTCCGCACTCGGCATGCATAAAATAA
- a CDS encoding 50S ribosomal protein L27 — translation MAHKKAGGTASNLKDSKPKYLGVKIFGNQAVKKGNIIIRQRGFKYRPGKGVLHGKDHTIFAIMDGFVKFTEKKIVNFDGNRKKVNFVSVVKDRVSTTNKK, via the coding sequence ATGGCACATAAGAAAGCGGGCGGTACAGCGTCCAACCTGAAAGACAGCAAGCCAAAGTATTTGGGCGTAAAGATATTCGGAAATCAGGCTGTAAAAAAAGGTAACATTATCATAAGACAAAGAGGTTTCAAATACAGGCCGGGAAAGGGTGTTCTGCACGGAAAAGACCACACTATCTTCGCCATAATGGACGGATTTGTGAAATTCACTGAAAAGAAGATCGTGAACTTTGATGGAAACAGAAAAAAGGTCAATTTCGTAAGCGTTGTGAAAGACAGAGTTTCCACGACCAACAAGAAATAG
- the priA gene encoding primosomal protein N': MKDKIIIADVIPAAKLPKEVSQFFSYAVPAEFEGRIKKGSIVKIPLRKKNIAGVVFDLHKKDATEIKYALKDISGFFEDCSELPPQLIELSEYVSSYYHSPISLIIKTILPETTKNKSRKDVHLNGNVHIDGIPEDKLKGIPSDLKSKNLLIHDQGSGRHRLYLEIIRKLRTENGQALLLFPEYFDIYNFSSFYINALGRENVSILTSDITENLYYQEWKKVMDGKAKLVIGTRQAVFAPFKDLRLVIADSEHSSSYKQWDMNPRYNATNVCDKLSSIWNATLVLSSPSPSIETFYKTKNGNLAAINIAENSPEKQYTIIDMKMERERKNFSVFSEKLKEDLLDAIYKRKQAVIFIPKLGLNTVTKCKDCEYMAHCEDCKTLLLSFKDNLYCSHCKKKFDLMKKCPKCGGQNISSFGYAIETVEKEIRSMFSDKNIKISRLDSTTAENRSRQKKIYEDFTEGKIEILIGTQMAIKNWNLENLSLVAILFPEIFFNQPDFRSRERSFQFLLGLKNEASASRQIVIQTFNKENDAFLTLEGDNIMDFYEKELQFRKSASKIGYPPFSSLIKLIYKNEDRIRCKKEASELFDLIYKKINSEKELSDNFEIIRPYPAQSFREHGKFKYYIVIKCASGDIAKRDIVLNEVKKDWIIDIDPDSLL; encoded by the coding sequence ATGAAAGACAAAATTATAATCGCAGATGTCATTCCAGCCGCCAAATTGCCGAAAGAAGTTTCGCAATTTTTTAGCTATGCGGTTCCCGCAGAGTTTGAAGGAAGGATCAAAAAAGGCTCGATCGTCAAAATACCCTTGCGCAAGAAAAATATCGCCGGGGTTGTTTTTGATCTTCACAAGAAAGATGCAACGGAGATAAAATATGCGTTAAAGGATATAAGCGGATTTTTCGAAGATTGCTCCGAGCTTCCGCCTCAGCTTATCGAGCTTTCGGAATATGTTTCATCATATTATCACTCGCCTATCAGCCTCATCATAAAAACGATACTTCCCGAAACCACGAAGAACAAGTCCCGGAAAGATGTGCATCTGAACGGAAACGTGCACATAGATGGAATACCGGAGGATAAACTGAAAGGGATACCTTCCGATTTGAAATCCAAAAACCTGCTGATCCATGATCAAGGCTCCGGACGGCATCGCCTGTACTTGGAGATCATAAGGAAGCTCAGGACGGAAAACGGACAAGCCCTTCTTCTGTTTCCTGAATATTTCGACATATATAATTTCTCTTCGTTCTATATAAACGCTCTTGGAAGGGAGAATGTTTCCATTCTCACAAGCGACATCACCGAAAATCTGTATTATCAGGAATGGAAAAAGGTCATGGACGGCAAAGCGAAGCTCGTGATAGGAACGCGCCAGGCGGTTTTCGCGCCATTCAAAGACCTGCGCCTCGTGATCGCAGACAGCGAACACAGCTCAAGCTACAAGCAATGGGACATGAATCCGAGATACAATGCGACGAATGTTTGTGATAAGCTTTCCTCGATCTGGAACGCAACTCTCGTGCTTTCCTCCCCGTCGCCTTCAATCGAAACTTTTTATAAAACAAAGAATGGAAACCTTGCCGCAATAAATATCGCGGAAAATTCTCCTGAAAAACAATACACTATCATCGACATGAAAATGGAACGTGAAAGAAAGAACTTTTCCGTTTTTTCGGAAAAATTGAAAGAGGATCTTTTGGACGCGATCTACAAGAGAAAACAGGCAGTGATATTCATACCGAAGTTGGGCCTTAATACGGTCACAAAATGCAAAGACTGCGAATATATGGCGCACTGCGAAGATTGCAAGACCCTTCTCTTGTCTTTCAAGGACAATCTCTATTGCTCGCACTGCAAGAAAAAATTCGACCTCATGAAGAAGTGCCCGAAATGCGGAGGTCAGAACATTTCATCTTTCGGCTATGCGATCGAAACGGTTGAAAAAGAGATCAGAAGCATGTTCTCGGATAAGAACATAAAGATATCCCGCCTCGACAGCACCACCGCGGAAAACAGATCGCGGCAGAAAAAGATCTATGAAGATTTTACAGAGGGTAAGATCGAAATTCTCATCGGTACTCAAATGGCGATCAAGAATTGGAATCTTGAGAATCTCTCCCTTGTTGCGATCCTGTTTCCCGAGATCTTCTTCAATCAGCCGGACTTCAGATCGCGAGAAAGGTCCTTTCAATTCCTTTTGGGCCTGAAGAACGAAGCAAGCGCATCGCGCCAGATCGTCATCCAGACATTCAATAAGGAAAACGACGCATTCCTGACGCTAGAGGGCGATAACATTATGGATTTCTATGAAAAAGAACTTCAATTCAGAAAAAGCGCATCGAAGATCGGATATCCCCCATTTTCAAGTCTTATAAAGCTCATATACAAAAATGAGGACAGGATCAGATGCAAAAAAGAAGCTTCGGAGCTTTTTGATTTGATCTATAAAAAAATAAACTCCGAAAAAGAGCTCAGCGATAATTTTGAAATCATCAGGCCTTATCCTGCGCAAAGCTTCAGAGAGCATGGCAAATTCAAATATTATATAGTGATAAAATGCGCTTCAGGCGACATCGCGAAAAGAGATATCGTTCTCAATGAAGTAAAAAAAGACTGGATCATTGATATTGATCCAGATAGCTTGCTATGA
- a CDS encoding isoprenylcysteine carboxylmethyltransferase family protein, protein MKMIYKIDPQKLASPVLMWAIVVAGIMFLSVLFKKYGMDGGSILSKPVFQNKMTEIFFVPALFYWIYFFTGAIRVHKEAAKSVSGITKLIMTGVYSSVRHPIYSADLVLSWGVFFLYPDYFVLLSVLWMDAVLLSWMKIEEKFLLQRFGKDYKDYMEEVPMFLPGIKNKG, encoded by the coding sequence ATGAAAATGATATATAAAATTGATCCCCAAAAACTGGCAAGTCCTGTTTTGATGTGGGCGATCGTTGTCGCGGGTATCATGTTCCTGAGTGTGTTATTCAAAAAATACGGCATGGACGGCGGCAGTATTCTATCAAAGCCCGTATTTCAGAACAAAATGACAGAGATCTTCTTTGTTCCGGCTCTGTTTTACTGGATATATTTTTTCACGGGCGCGATAAGAGTTCATAAAGAAGCTGCAAAAAGCGTAAGCGGGATCACGAAGCTGATAATGACGGGAGTATATTCTTCTGTACGGCATCCCATATATTCAGCTGACCTCGTTCTTTCATGGGGAGTATTCTTCCTGTATCCTGATTATTTTGTCCTGCTCAGTGTATTATGGATGGATGCAGTTCTTTTGAGCTGGATGAAGATCGAAGAAAAGTTTCTGCTTCAAAGGTTTGGCAAGGATTATAAAGACTATATGGAAGAAGTTCCGATGTTCCTTCCTGGAATAAAAAATAAAGGCTAA
- a CDS encoding inositol-3-phosphate synthase yields MKTKTKKQKDKREIRIAIAGVGNCASMLVQGIEFYREKKKNIGLMHPDLGGYKISDIKVVAAFDVNKDKVGKDVSRAIFDPNTTNTVRIANVKEMGIRVQKAPVLDGIGEYLGTKVEVSKEKDVDVVSELKKANVDILLNYLPVGSFQASRFYAESAIKAKCAFINFIPEFIASDDGWIKKFEDAGLPIMGDDNKGQLGASILSRVLANLFKERGGKVDRMYQLNFGGNTDFLNLLEHSRLKFKRISKTETVQSQMSERLEDDNIHIGPSDYVPWLKSRKIANIRIEGRSFGEVPIFLDVKLDVEDKSVATGVAVDAIRCAKLALDRGVGGVLESASAYFMKFPYKQYTDAKAREMLEEFIAGKRER; encoded by the coding sequence ATGAAAACAAAAACAAAAAAACAGAAAGACAAAAGAGAGATCAGGATCGCAATAGCCGGGGTGGGGAATTGCGCGTCAATGCTCGTTCAGGGCATTGAGTTTTATAGAGAGAAGAAAAAAAATATCGGATTGATGCATCCTGATCTGGGCGGATATAAAATTTCCGACATCAAGGTCGTGGCGGCTTTCGACGTAAACAAGGACAAGGTCGGAAAGGATGTGTCCAGGGCCATCTTTGATCCGAATACGACAAACACCGTCAGGATTGCGAATGTCAAAGAGATGGGAATAAGGGTGCAGAAAGCGCCCGTGCTGGACGGGATTGGCGAATATCTCGGAACGAAGGTTGAAGTGTCCAAAGAAAAAGATGTCGATGTAGTGTCGGAATTGAAAAAGGCCAACGTGGATATTCTCCTGAATTATCTTCCCGTGGGAAGCTTTCAGGCATCAAGATTCTATGCGGAATCAGCCATAAAAGCCAAGTGCGCTTTTATTAATTTTATTCCGGAATTCATAGCGTCCGATGACGGCTGGATCAAGAAATTCGAGGATGCGGGGCTTCCGATCATGGGAGACGACAACAAGGGCCAGCTTGGCGCATCCATTCTTAGCAGAGTGCTTGCGAATCTTTTCAAGGAAAGGGGAGGCAAAGTGGACAGAATGTATCAGCTGAACTTCGGAGGAAATACCGACTTCCTGAATCTGCTGGAACATTCAAGGCTCAAGTTCAAAAGGATCAGCAAAACCGAGACCGTGCAGAGTCAGATGTCGGAGAGGCTGGAAGACGATAATATCCATATCGGCCCCAGCGATTATGTGCCATGGCTGAAGAGCAGGAAGATCGCAAATATCAGGATCGAGGGAAGGTCGTTCGGAGAAGTTCCGATCTTCCTTGATGTGAAGCTGGACGTTGAAGACAAGTCTGTCGCGACCGGAGTGGCTGTTGATGCCATAAGGTGCGCAAAGCTGGCATTGGACAGGGGCGTGGGCGGAGTCCTGGAATCCGCCAGTGCATATTTCATGAAATTTCCCTACAAACAATACACCGATGCGAAAGCCAGAGAGATGCTGGAAGAATTTATTGCGGGAAAAAGGGAAAGATAG
- a CDS encoding magnesium transporter, producing MGTGKNGNGNHEITASSAARIMTTKIPTINLTSSVKEVEMLLEKQMKDFETINYVYVVDGRDRKLRGVLSIKDIFRQPKERLVKDIMKTELVTVRPHTHQERVAYLALKNNIKAIPVVDKDDNLLGVVSNDAITSIVHREATEDFMKIAGIHRSKVGIDNIFDLSVFRSFEHRFPWLFIGLLGGVLMAKIITGFEDTLEKNIILASFIPLIVYMADAVGTQMEAFIIRDLAVMPNFNFLSYFLKHLKVVFLIAVLSSLALFALNLILYGNVMVGVVLGIALFVAILSSFFTGLVIPYSLGKFKFDPANASGPIATIIQDTLSVVIYFAVASWLL from the coding sequence ATGGGGACAGGCAAAAATGGGAATGGCAATCATGAAATAACGGCGAGTTCTGCGGCCAGGATCATGACAACGAAGATCCCGACCATAAATCTCACTTCTTCCGTAAAGGAGGTCGAAATGCTTTTGGAAAAGCAAATGAAGGATTTCGAAACGATAAACTATGTTTACGTTGTGGACGGGAGAGACAGAAAGCTAAGGGGCGTGTTGAGCATTAAGGACATTTTCCGGCAACCGAAAGAAAGGCTTGTAAAAGACATAATGAAGACGGAGCTTGTGACCGTGAGGCCCCATACGCACCAGGAAAGGGTTGCTTATCTTGCACTCAAGAACAATATCAAGGCGATCCCGGTTGTGGACAAGGATGATAATCTTTTGGGAGTTGTTTCCAACGATGCGATAACATCAATAGTTCACAGAGAGGCGACGGAAGATTTCATGAAAATAGCCGGTATCCACAGATCGAAGGTCGGTATAGACAATATATTCGATCTGTCGGTTTTCCGGTCCTTTGAACACAGGTTCCCGTGGCTTTTTATCGGCCTTTTGGGCGGAGTGCTTATGGCAAAGATAATCACCGGTTTTGAAGATACTCTCGAAAAGAATATCATACTTGCTTCGTTCATTCCTCTGATCGTTTATATGGCCGATGCCGTCGGAACCCAGATGGAGGCATTCATAATCAGAGATCTTGCCGTAATGCCTAATTTCAACTTTCTTTCATATTTTCTGAAACATCTGAAGGTGGTTTTTTTGATCGCAGTCCTTTCGAGTTTGGCGCTTTTTGCGCTCAACCTGATCCTGTATGGCAATGTGATGGTGGGGGTTGTTCTCGGGATCGCTCTGTTTGTTGCTATACTTTCATCTTTTTTTACAGGACTTGTGATCCCATATTCGCTGGGAAAGTTCAAATTCGATCCTGCCAATGCGAGCGGTCCGATCGCAACGATCATTCAGGATACTTTGAGCGTTGTCATTTATTTCGCAGTTGCTTCGTGGCTTTTGTGA
- a CDS encoding DNA methyltransferase, which yields MKYIFFLGRIGELSFAEIHAMFLKYRIPYKISHLSNKILIADAENAINAPDMLVQMGGTIKISEYLGEFDDFEASIVSIRSVIDALFETRAAKKNIGYNIYFNASAEKDKVRAITDRINDHFSGLKKELGKESSMRIVYPDRTGEISSVSIIKNKLLAKGVLFDLIFLPDRVILSKISAIQDIESYSQRDYNRPNRDAKVGMTPPKLAQIMINLAGLKDGDTVYDPFCGVGTIMQEALLNDYRAIGSDANSAQVENCKKNLGWISKKYVLKYPDYKIFQSDSAHAYKKLRENSVNAIITETTLGPIYNKAPNNQEMNQNFRQIEKIYLRFFQNSKMILRNKARIVFTVPAYQIKPDKYVLAPFIDNIEKIGYSIVSLADKKLFSASTRITDRNTIIYSRPDQIVAREIIMFEKK from the coding sequence ATGAAATATATATTTTTCCTGGGGCGCATCGGGGAACTTTCCTTTGCCGAAATTCATGCTATGTTTTTGAAATATCGGATCCCGTACAAGATCAGCCATCTTTCGAATAAGATACTTATAGCAGATGCGGAAAATGCGATCAATGCGCCTGATATGCTCGTGCAGATGGGCGGAACCATCAAGATCTCGGAATATCTGGGAGAATTTGACGATTTTGAAGCTTCGATCGTTTCGATAAGGTCCGTCATAGACGCCCTGTTCGAGACGAGAGCCGCCAAAAAGAATATAGGGTATAATATATATTTTAATGCAAGTGCCGAAAAAGATAAAGTTCGCGCTATAACGGACCGCATAAATGACCATTTTTCCGGCCTGAAGAAAGAGCTTGGCAAAGAATCAAGCATGCGCATAGTATATCCGGACAGAACCGGAGAAATAAGCAGCGTCTCCATAATAAAAAATAAACTGCTGGCGAAAGGCGTGCTATTTGATCTCATATTCCTTCCCGATCGGGTCATACTGTCAAAAATTTCCGCCATACAGGATATCGAAAGCTATTCCCAGCGGGACTACAACCGGCCGAACCGCGACGCAAAAGTTGGAATGACTCCGCCGAAGCTCGCGCAGATCATGATCAACCTTGCCGGGCTCAAAGACGGAGACACCGTCTATGATCCGTTCTGCGGAGTCGGAACGATCATGCAGGAAGCCCTCCTCAATGATTATCGCGCCATCGGCAGCGATGCGAATTCCGCGCAGGTCGAGAATTGCAAAAAGAATCTCGGCTGGATCTCAAAAAAGTATGTCCTCAAATATCCGGATTACAAGATCTTCCAGTCCGACAGCGCCCATGCTTATAAAAAGTTAAGGGAAAATTCCGTCAATGCGATAATCACCGAGACCACGCTTGGACCGATCTATAACAAAGCGCCTAATAATCAGGAAATGAACCAGAATTTCAGGCAGATCGAAAAGATCTATCTCAGATTCTTCCAGAATTCAAAGATGATCCTTCGGAATAAGGCGAGAATCGTATTTACGGTGCCGGCCTATCAGATAAAGCCTGATAAATATGTTCTGGCTCCATTTATTGACAATATTGAAAAAATAGGATATTCTATTGTAAGCCTTGCGGATAAGAAGTTATTCTCCGCAAGTACAAGGATCACGGACAGAAATACCATCATTTACTCCAGGCCCGACCAGATCGTGGCCAGAGAAATAATCATGTTCGAAAAGAAATAA